A genomic stretch from Hemicordylus capensis ecotype Gifberg chromosome 1, rHemCap1.1.pri, whole genome shotgun sequence includes:
- the ORMDL1 gene encoding ORM1-like protein 1 yields the protein MNVGVAHSEVNPNTRVMNSRGMWLTYALGVGLLHIVLLSIPFFSVPVAWTLTNVIHNLGMYVFLHAVKGTPFETPDQGKARLLTHWEQLDYGVQFTSSRKFFTISPIILYFLASFYTKYDPTHFILNTASLLSVLIPKLPQLHGVRIFGINKY from the exons ATGAATGTTGGGGTTGCCCACAGTGAAGTTAATCCCAACACAAGGGTGATGAACAGTCGAGGAATGTGGCTCACATATGCTCTTGGAGTTGGCTTGCTTCATATTGTCTTGCTCAGCATTCCTTTCTTCAGTGTGCCAGTTGCATGGACCTTAACCAATGTTATTCACAATTTG GGAATGTATGTGTTCTTGCATGCAGTAAAAGGAACACCTTTTGAAACACCTGACCAAGGTAAAGCAAGACTGCTGACTCACTGGGAGCAACTGGACTATGGTGTACAGTTTACATCTTCACGGAAGTTCTTCACAATCTCTCCCATAATCTT GTATTTCCTAGCAAGCTTCTACACAAAATACGACCCCACGCATTTCATCCTAAACACAGCCTCTCTCTTGAGTGTACTTATCCCCAAGTTGCCGCAACTGCATGGAGTCAGAATCTTTGGAATCAACAAATATTAA